DNA from Numida meleagris isolate 19003 breed g44 Domestic line chromosome 9, NumMel1.0, whole genome shotgun sequence:
aagggTGAGTGCCTTCATGTTTTCAGGCTTCCCCTGGGCTCTGGAGCAGGAAACAGCTTGAGGAGATTTGCAGGAGTACAACGAGCAATTACTCATCAGGAAGGAAAAGTGTGTTACGTCCAGAGCAGAAAAGAGTGTGGTTGCTTCCCTAAAGGAGGACAGCCAGATGCCTTGCTACACAGGGAGCAGCCTGTGAAGTGCCTCAGTGATCGGATGGAGCcacattttccatgttttgcAGCATGAGGGATCAACCTTGTGTGCTTTTCCAGAGGCCAGCTGTCTGTGAGTTTGGAGCTGGTGGAAATAACCTGTGGTATGGCAATGGTTTATGGAAGCTGCACCACTCAGGGCACACTGACATGTGTCCAAACACTGCAAGGGCTCTGCTTTTTGTATGACATTTAGGCACACTTGTGTAGTAGCAGGCAGTTAAGCTGTGCTGCCTTGGCTAATTAAGTACTTGGGTTAAAGCTGTGCTGGAAGACGAGACATCCGATAATATCAGAAACATCCTTTAATATCAAGCTGTGGCTAAGCAGAGTGATAGTGTTTTTCCCACTGGTGTTACTGGGGGCAATGCTGTTCTCCTGGCCTTTCTGATAGCAGTGCCACTGTCAAGTTAACTGCAGGGCTTCCTTTCCCTCTGAAACAagggatggaaagaaaaaaacatgttgtGCCTAGGTGTCCCCATGCATCTCCTTATTCCCAGTCACTTCTCCCCCAGTTTGATGATTCTCTTCCAATGGCTGTGCagcctttcctttcttgttcCTGTGCTTTTTATGAAGGTTTCTTTTCCTCATGCAGTCACCTGCTGGATGTCAGCCAGGCTGAGCCCTTGCCTGCCCTAAACTGAAGCTACAACGCAGGCGTGGAGCAGCTAGTGCATGCTAAGTGGCGTGTGCAGCAGCAAGGGGAGGAGCAGCATTACTCATTAACCACCCTCTGTACCTCTCACCTGGCAGGAGGCTGCACTAAAAGCCCAGGGGATCTCTGTGCTGAAAAGAACCAAAGGACTGTTCTGCAGCACGTGGGCTCAGTTGGCCTCTGCACACTTGTTCACTCTTGCTCTGTCTCACCCTCAAACGCATCTTGCCCCATTAACCACGGAATTGCCCGAGCTCAAGACGTGAGTTGTTGGCGGAAGGAGGAATAAAAAATGGcttcttttagttttctttggCTACACCCAGATTGACAGGCTGTTGAACCAGGCAGCTGGATTTCTGAGCTCACAAAAGGCCTCACTTCCTTAATTACTGATGATAGGAGTGTGGCTGCGGTCAAAATCTGTCTATTAAAAAGGAATCTTTTTATGGAAAGCAGTGtatagaaaagtgaaaatactgtGTGCATTGCAGATGGGAAGTGAGAGGCACTTTCAAGTAGGAGCTGCTGTGagtagaaataaaagagaaaataaaaacgtTGTAGTTCTTCAAATTTGCTTCCTGGCTACGTAGGAGCGTATATCTCTGCGAGCCCCAAGGGACGGCGCTGTCACAGAACCGTGTGAGCTGCCtccagctgggagagctggaggaCCAGAAATGTTCTGGGCTGGTGTCCTCGGCTCACCCGGCTGCTGAGTcaggcaggctgcctgcagggatgctgcctTCTGGATTCAGTACTCATCCCAGCGAGCCAGTGTCTGTCCTCACCCCGCTAAAGGCATCGCAGGCCACGGACATCACCTGGCAGTCCTGTTCCCAGTTAGCAGAGGGCTGGGAGGTGGGCAGAGCAAGCGGTGTTTGAGCTCGTGAAGCCTTGTGCCTGATGCTGATTTGGCTTTGCTCTCTTCTTTCAGGATCCCTCGGTGACGCAGCTCACGAACGCTAGCCAAAGTGGCTTGGATGAATTCAACCCCTTTTCTGAGAGCTCCCAGCTGGTATGTGTGTTTGCACCAGGTATCTTGGCGTTGGTTTCAGCAGTCTAAAGGGTCCCTTGGTAGGTGCAgcttaaatataaaaataaaagcgaGGCATTCACAGCTGATTTCCCCAGGGACATTGTGTGCGTGGCAGGCTGCAAGCCAGAGAGCACTGAAGCTCCTCGCTGGAGCTCTGTGTTCCTCTGGAACTGTTTCTCCCAGTAAAGCTGCGTGAAGAGGGAGATGTTTTGTGGCATCatcaatatttatttgttctctgagttgggagctgagctgccacACTTGATATCACCGATGGATCACTGCAAGAGCTTCAATCTTGTTTCCTGTCGCCGAGATGCGGAAAAGGAGAGCAGGAAACTgggataaaaataatatttgtggTTTAAACAGCTGATCAGAATCCCACCTGGTTTCTCTTTTGCCCGATGCCCGTAATCCTTGGGGGCCACATCCCTGGGGCGTTAAGGAGGGCACACATTTGTGAGAACGTAGAATTGCCTCCTGCTTGTTTTAGCAGTGCTAAGATCTGAGCTATTCTTTGCATAAAGAGGCAGTGTGTGACGTTGTTCCCTTGTTGCTCCTTGCTTTCAGACAAATGCAGCGCGGACGACGCCAGCCACGCAGCCCTCTGGCCACTCGCAGCCCGCGGTTCTGCAGGCATCTGTGGAGCCCACCCCACAGGTATGGGAGAAGGGGCTCCTCTATGTGTTGGAGACGTGGGGgtggctctgctggagcagaatAACGCCACTGGGTTTTGTTCAGCTGTGCACAGTGAGGTCAGAGGATCTCCTGAGGAGCCACCCCATCTTTCGGGGATGGAAAAGGTAAGGGTGGGTCTGAGGCTTGCAAAAGTTGCATCTGGGAAAGTTGATGCTAGACCAGAAAAGCAACATGTAGTGAAAGGAGATTGAGGCAAGACTTTGGCTGGAGCCCATAGGCAGAAGGGTCTGCTGTCTTCCAGGCACTGCTAAGAGGGTGAGGAGGTACGTGTGCCTTGTGGGTGAGGTATTGGATGGCACTTAGAGCAACAAAGCCAGCTTGAGAGTAAAAGCAGCTGCAAGGAAAGCATGGCTTTGCTGAAAGGAGATGGAATGGAGCCTCTTGAGGACTTCCCCCCAACCCTTCACCCTATTTTTCCAGTAGGCTAGGAAGGGAACACCTGAACTGAGTCCTCCATCAGTTTTAATCGAGTCCTCCAGCATGTAAGGCAGGAAGCCAGCCTCAGGATGTTCCGCAGGCACCCAGTTTTCAAAGTGTCCTCCTTTGCTATTGGATTTGtgcttctcttccagtttgaCATCTGATGTGTTGGCAGTTGGCATTGCCACTGGCTTGGGTGGTGAAGGACTGAAggacttactttttttcccaccttctttaggctgtggctgcagcagcacaggccgggctgcttcagcagcaggcagaactAGAGAGGAAGGCAGCCGAGCTGGataagaaggaaagggaattGCAGAACAATGCAGCCAGCATTAATCGTGAGTAGTGCTCCCTGCCTTGTCTGCAGCCAATGTGGTGCCTGGGGACACCCGTGCTGCTTGGCTTATCTGCTTGACCACTGGTAGAAGTGGCTTTGGCCTGTCCGAAGGAATGCCTCTCTTTGTCTCTGGCTTTTCATGGCTGTGGCAGCCCTCTGGAGCTGCACCTGTCACTCCATGGCTTATAATGTAACTGCCTACTGAAGGGCTGGGCAGGAAATGAGCTGAGATGAGCTACTAGAGACCAGCTCTGGCTTTTTATCTGTCTCGGTGCTATTTTAACCAgagcaaaacagtattttccccTAACCTTGAATGGTTGAGCCTGGACTTGTAGTCCCAAGTGCTCATGATGGTCCTTTGGCCATCACATGGAAACTCTGCCTCCCACAGAGGAAAGTCTTCAACTCTAGGTTGCCCTACCTTGCTGCTGCCAGTGAGGTTAACGCACCCCTGCTCGAACCTGGTTACCCACTGAGACCCAGCCTCCCCCAAGGTGTTGATGTCAGTGGATACGAGTGCAGCTTGCAAATGAAGGCATGCCAATGGCTCTTCAGACCAGAGAAGAGCAAGCAAAGAACTGCTCTTTTGTCCCTTCCGCAGCGAGACAGAACAACTGGCCACCCCTTCCCAGGAAGTGTCCAATCAAGCCGTGCTTTTATCAGGATTTTTCTGCAGACATCCCAGCTGACTACCAGCGGATATGCAAGATGCTTTATTACTTGTGGATGCGTGAGTAATAACTTGAACTGCCATAAAAATTCTTTCCACAGAGATTCTGAATCAAGTGCTGAACTTTGCACTGCACTAAATGCTGCAGGTGTTGTCCGCACGGGTAAAATAATGCCTCTCTTCCTTGTCTATGAAGACATGTAAAGGTCAGCAGGTTGAGTTTTTGCTCATTTATCACAGAATTTTGGTAGCTATTTAACAGAGACTTTACAGTACGAGGCTCAGAAGGGTGGTGGATAGTGCACTTGGGAGATCAGGTGCAAAACACTCTCAGCTGTGTTTCTCAGTTCTGATGCTCTGCAAAGATTTAAGAATGATTTGTGAGCAGCGGGATCAGATGAGGTGCTTAGGCTGAGCCCCATTTTCCTTTcaatgaaggaaaggaaatgagatgGCCGAAAGGCTCTGGAACTCTTGCAGAGCTTCGTGTGTCCAACGAGAGATGCTTGCGGAGATTTGAGTTTCCTGGGGATTTACTgatgctgcttctctcttccaTCCTGACCAGTGCATTCAATTACTTTGCTCCTAAATCTGCTCGCTTGCTTGGCATGGTTCACGGTTAAGGGAGAAAGAGGAGTAGACTTCGGTCTCTCAATCCTGTGGTTTGTTTTATTCACCCCTTGTGCCTTTCTCTGCTGGTACCGACCGATCTACAAGGCTTTCAGGCAAGTACTGTTTTCCACTGTAAAGGGGAATATAGCTTCTAGTGGGGAGGAGCTTTGGTTTGATCTGTTCCAATAGGATATTGCCTGCAGGATTTTTCCACCTCTGCGTTCTTGAGCAGATCAAACCTACTTGTGCCTAATATATCAGAAATATCTGGGGGGAACTTGATTACAGTGGTCCTTTCGTATTGTGAAATCCAGGCCGAGCCAACATAGGGCTaccttttttttaagagaactGTTTGGTGCAGTAATTTGTTGAGCCCGTTAAGGAAGTTGTCTTCACCCCATCTCCCCCTGGGCAGAGTGGTGGTGTTACGATACGCAGTGGATTTATTTTAAGTCGTGTCACTGCACAAGTTCCTTCTGAAACCACCTCACCTCAGCAGGAAGTTCATCGCTGAAAATGTTCCCTCTTCTCAGAGGAGGGAATCTGTCCAGGAATCGTGTCCTTGGGTTTCACTCCTGCTGCCGTCTCTCCTGCAGGTCTGACAGCTCCTTCAGTTTCTTCGTCTTCTTTTTCGTCTTCTTCTGCCAAATAGCAATCTACGTCATCCAGGCTGTCGGCATCCCTGGCTGGGGAGACAGGTAAGCTCAGCTGAGCAAGCTGGTACAGCCCTGCCCTGGTGTCAGGAGCTACAGGGCCCGTTGCTGCTCTCTTGCTGACAGCTGTCTGTTCCTTCTCCCGTGTCTCTCGCCTGGCACGCAGCGTTGGCAGGTCTCAGCTGGCGTGTCTGTCTCCTCTGCTCATCCTCTCCAAGTGCTAGCGAAGGCACacatgcttctgctgctgccacagcctTCAAGGAGTGTGTGGAATCTCCCAGGCCTACTCTGCAATTCTTTTCCAAAGCGTTTCCCATCCCTTTGTTACGTTGATCTCCGTATCTGTGTTGTCTCTAAACAGAGCCTTCCCTGCTTGTCGGGAAGGCTTCCTCCCTTCTCTGGGGGCTGTAGCACAGGGGTGAGGAACCTCTCACCCTTTCTTCTTGGCACAGTAGTCCAGACCCCCAAATTGTCCCTCCCCCCGCCACAACAAAAGCAGTGGATTTCTTTTCACCTTGCTGCGTTGGCTGCAGATCAGATTCCCGCGTTCCTGCGGTGCTCgtgaagaacagagaaaaggttAACTAACAGCCGGTGGTTTTCCCCCGAGGGAGAGCCTTCAGGAGATGAGTGCAGTGAAACTGCTCTCTATTTTTGCCCGCTGCCTGCAGAACAGCTCACGGGCAGAGCTGTCCTCGTGCTCCCCCCCGCCCCTTGGTCATGGGGGACTGGGAGGGGGGCACTCCATTTTTAGTCCAGCGTTGGAGAGCATGCGTTGAACTTTCAGCTCCGTCTCCTCGAGCCAGacagcagatttatttttagctgcagTGCATGGTGTTGCATCTCTGCTTTTAATGCACGAGGAGTTGCACAGCACATCGAGTGAGCCAAACTGTCCCGTTGGGTCCCCAGCCTCCTGGTGGCTCGCGGCCTGATCACTTGCTCAGCTGGAGAGATTCTTTTCCGTAGCACTGCAAGAGTGTGTTCTGAGTGAGGCATCTTGGTGTTTTGACCCGCAGCCAAGTGCTGATAACTCCCAGAGTCATCTTAGGAACTGGCAGTTGTCGCAGGGGAGCtttttctgcagcctttcacttcattccttcctctttctccccttcccGGCGCTTGGAGAGCTGTCACGATGACACGTAGCTCTGGGCTCCAGATCCGCCATCCAGTTCTCCGAAATACCAGCCTCTCTTTACACTGCCTAGCTTCGTTTTGAGAGGGCGTTTGGAGTGACTTGATTTCTTGGCAGCACCTGCTGCCTGAAAgtggggtgctgctgggaacGGGGCCATCACACACATTGCTTACCCCACCCTCTCTTACAGCGGCTGGATTGCGGCGCTGTCGGAGGTGCAGGGGAACGTGGCTGTGGCCATCATCATGATGGTGGTGGCGGGGTTCTTCACGCTCTGCGTGGTCCTCTCGCTCTTCCTCCTCAAGCAGGTGAGTGGCTCGGGGCTGCTGGCGGAATCGCAGACCCGTGGCTGGGATGGATGCAGTGCGGGGTTGCCCCCTCTCATGTGTAGGGCTGGGGATTGGCGTTTTCCTAAAGGTGGAGTCGGAGCGCTCGCAGAATGGTTCTGGTGGTGCCTTCTGTATCAGTGCTGAGTTGCTTAGACTCACGGGCGGGCAAGTGGCCCCTCTgggaagggggaggaggagcagaTGCTGCAGCAAGGCATGCCATTGACAGTCCACAGGAGGTGGCCAGTGATCTCCCAAGCTTCACCCTCTTCAAACACACACACCTCAAGCTCACGCACCAGCAGTGTGAGCGACAGCAAGCTCCGTGTGCATTCCTTACACCTGcagctgatgtttttttttttttccctctctctgttAACCAGGTGCACTCCCTGTATCGGCGCACGGGAGCCAGCTTCCAAAGGGCTCAGGAAGAGTTTTCCCAAGGCATCCTCACCAACAGGAGCTTCCAGAACGCGGCGGCCGGGGCGGCCTCCTCAGCTGCACACAGTGCTTTCCGGGGCAACTAGCCCTCCCAgggccgccgccgcctcgcTTCCCCTTCCATCGTCATCACCCCGACCTTCATTTTCTAACGATGCACTTTTCCTGGGTACCGTGTTAGCTCTGTGATGCCGACTCCAATGAGAAGAGATCTGCGTTTTAGCTTCAGCTGGCCTCGGTTTGTGACGGTTAGGTTCCCTGCCTTGCTTTAGGAcatggggagggggggagatGTTCTCTGAAGCAAACATCTCTCTCTGTCCGGGGCACGCAGAGCGTTtgtctcttcctcctcttgcCCAGTCTGTAGCAGGGAGGTGAGAAGCAGGAATTTTGATttaactttctcttttctatcgGCCTGTGCTATGAACAACTTGATTTCGTCTgctgttggtttggtttttttttttgtttttttcttttttgaggggGGAGGGGTGGATTTTGTAACTTGCATGTAGTTTATTGTTAATTTTACGAGCGGAAAATTGTACCTCTGGTTTACTACACTTAACACGATGCTGCATTTTGACCTCTTACGTGCTCGAGCGCCTGGGTGACACGGCACGAGGGGGAACCTGGGAGCAGGTCGGGCTGGGGGGGGCTGTGCTCGTCATTCCCACGTTGCAATCTTGCTGCTCCCCATGGGTCAGCGCAGGGGGAGAGAAGGGATGAGTGGGAGCTGGGATTTCATCGCAGCCTTACTCGGCGGCTGGGGTACTGGGATTTTTGCTTTACTcgtgtgtgtgctgggggcGGGGGTTCCCACCGCACGGAGCAGAACGAAGGCACCAAAGCGACGCGACAGGAGTCAGTTTGGGCTTCCTCCCAGCCTTACCCGAAGCACGCAGCGCCATGCGGGGCTGAGAGCCACCGTGCGCAGCGGAGCCCGCCCCTTCCTGCCGGGGCGGAGCTGGGGACGGGGCCGGAGCCGGAACCgggcggcggggggagcggggcggcaTGGCCGGGGGGGGCTGCGCCCCACCGCGCCTGGACGGCTTCGTGCTCACCGAGCGCCTCGGCACCGGCACCTACGCCACGGTGTACAAAGCGTACAGCAAGGTGCGGGAACGCGGAGCTTTGCACCCTGCGGGCTCGCCCTCCTTGAGATCCAacgcggggctggggggggatCTCGGAGGTTTGTGGGGTGCGAGGTCGCTCCACGGCGGTCTCTGCTGGTCCCCGGGCAGAGGGACACGCGCGAGGTGGTGGCCGTCAAGTGCGTGAGCAAGAGGAGCCTCAACCGGGCCTCGGTGGAGAACCTGCTCACTGAGATCGAGATCCTCAAGACCATCCGCCACCCATACATCGTGGAGCTCAAGGACTTCcaggtggggctgggagcaTCCCGTGGGGTTGGGGTATCCCGTGAGACTGGGGGCATCCCATAGGACTGGAGCTtcccgtggggctgggggcatcCCGTGAAGTTGGGGGATCCCATGGGGCTAGGGGATCTCATGAGGCTGGGGGCATCCCATGAGACAGGGCGTCCCAGAAAGTTGAGGTATCCTGTGACGGTTGGGGCATCCCATGGAGCTGGGGGCATCCTATGAAGCTGGGGTatcccatggggctgggggaaTCTCATAGGATTCTCATAGGAAGCTGGAGCTTCCCGTGGGGCTGGGAGATCCTGTGAGGTTGGGGAATCTCATGAGTCTGGGGGTCCCATGGGGCTGTGGGTTGGCTCGTGGCCCCTTGGGCTCCAGGATGCGGTGAGACCAGCTGGGTGGCCTTGCAGTGGGACAGTGACCACATCTACCTGATCATGGAGTTCTGCGCCGGTGGGGACCTCTCCCGCTTCATCCGTATGCGGCGGATCTTGCCCGAGAAAGTGGCACGtatcttcctgcagcagctcggTGAGGGCTATGTGGGTTTGGGGGATGAGGACCATTGGGACTCTTGGTGTCGGGGCCAGCATCCCAACCTCCAGCCTTATCCTTCCAGCCTGCGCCCTGAAGTTCCTTCACGACCACAATATCTCCCACCTGGACCTCAAACCACAGAACATCCTGCTCAGCACCCCGGAGAACCCCCAGTTGAAGCTGGCAGGTCAGGTCTCTGGCCCTAGGATGCTATGGGGTGGTGGTGAGTGACCCCTAACCATGCTCTCCCCGTAGATTTTGGCTTCGCGCAGTACATGTCGCCGTGGGACGAGAAGCACGTGCTGCGTGGCTCCCCACTGTACATGGCCCCCGAGATGGTGTGCCGCCAGCAGTACGATGCCCGGGTGGACCTGTGGTCAGTTGGCGTCATCCTTTACGGTGGGTCCTTCTTCTGTGCGCCCATCTCTCTACACCCCATAACCCATTAGCACCCCAGTGTCCTAAAAGGTGGGGACCAGCCCCATTGTGATTAGGAGACCACGTCCACCTGGACAGACTGTAATTAGGAGCCCGCATCCTGGCATGGGGACGCTCCAGCCCTATGGGTGCTGGGTGGTGTTCACTGTGTTGACGTCTACCATAATGACGTTGACCATGGTGACATCCACCATGTTGAAGTCTACCATGGTGACATCCACCATGTTGAAGTCTACCATGATGATGTCCACCATGTTGATGTCTGCCTTTCTGACGTCTGCCATGGTGGTGTCCACCCTGTTGACGTCTACCATGTTAACATCTACCTGCTCACTGTAGGGCAGAGGGAAGAGCCGGGGGACCCCCACCCACAAACCCTTGGCTTGACATCCCCTTGGCAAGACCAAGAGGACTATGGGTTCCTCCCCCCAGGTGACCCCCTCGCTGCTGTGTTCTTTGCAGAGGCGCTTTTTGGACGACCCCCCTTCGCCTCCCGCTCGtttgcagagctggaggagaagaTCCGCAGTGACCGAGCCATCGAGGTAACGTTGAGATGGCATGGGGTAAGGCCACCAGGTTGGGCCACCTGGTGTCACCGCTGTCCCTGCCCAGCTGCCCAGCCGGCCCCGGCTGTCCCCGGAGTGCCGAGATCTCCTGCAGCGCCTCCTGGAGAGGGACCCCTTGAAACGCATCTCCTTTGAGGAGTTCTTTGCCCATCCCTTTGTGGACATGGAGCACGTGCCCGGCCCCGAGAGCTTCTGCAAGGCGGTGAGTGGCAGGTGGATGGCGATGGGACACGGTGGGACCAAGCCTTGGCCCTGAGCCCCATCCCATTACCTCCAGACCAACCTGGTGGTGGAGGCGGTGAAGAAGGATCAGGAGGGGGACGCGTCTGCCGCGCTCGGTCTCTACTGCAAAGCTCTAGAGTATTTTGTGCCCGCCCTGCACTGTGAGTCCCTGCATTCCCAGGTGGCTGTGGGGAGTGGGGTGCTTTGATCGGGGGTGGGGGGAACACAGAAAGGGGCAGGGGATGGAGCTCATCCAGTTGAGTGTGGGATTGTGGCAGCCCCAGGGTGTGCTGCAGCCCCTACCCCTGACATTGGACCCTTCTCTTTGCCCCCCCAGATGAAAGCGATGCTCGCCGCAAAGAAGCCATCCGGGCGAAGGTGAGCGTGGGGTGGGAGAGACCATCCATCAGGGTGCCCCCACAGCAGCATGCTTCACCCAGCCCCGCTGCCACAGGTGGGGCAGTACATCTCGCGAGCGGAGGAGCTGAAGGCACTGGTCGCTTGCAACAGCAagagcctcctgcagcagggaaacCCGGCCAGGGAGATCCTCAAAGGTGTTCTATGGGGCTGAGCCAGCCTGTGGGGTGGGAATCTGCCTTCAGGATCTCCTAGCAGGCTGAAAGTGTCCCCCGTCTGTCTCCTTGCAGAGATGGCCAAGGACAAACCACGGCTCTGCACCGCTCTGGAGATGGCTTCGGTGGCCGTGGCGAGGGTGAGTCCTGGATTTTGGGGTCCTACTGCTCATGGGGACGGAGCCCACCCAGGTCTCTCCAGAACACCCCTGGAGCTGGTGATAGCCGGGCTCTCTtacaggaggaggaaggcaaggATGACAGTGACACCCTGGAGCTCTACCAGCAGAGCCtgggtgagctgctgctgctcctggctggtAAGTTGTGGAGGGGACTGGGGTGATGAGACCTATGCCCTGATGACCCCACGCCCGCACTCTGCAGCAGAGCCGGCGGGGAGGAGACGGGAGCTGCTGCATGCGGAGGTGAGCCCCAGTGCCCGCCCCGACCCCGCCAGCCCCACGGGGACACCGCTCTGACGGGGCTCCCTGCGTGTGTCCGCCAGATCCAGACCCTGATGGCCCGGGCGGAGTACCTGAAGAATCAGATCAaggtggggctgggagcggTGTCGGGGCTTGGGGCTGATGGTGGTGGCTTTGTGGGACTGATGGTGGTGGCTTTGTGGGACTGATGGTGGTGGCTTTGTGGGACTGATGGTGGTGGCTTCTCTGCCCGTGCAGATGCGGGAGACGCAGTCCATGGGCAAAGAGGCGCTGGCAGAATCCATCCGGAGCTGTGAGTCCCCAGGTCCTTTTATCTGTGggctctgtgcctgcagagcCCCCCCCTCCAGGTGACCGTCCCCTCTGCCCTTCCCCTATCCCCCGCAGCCTGCACCTTGCAGTGACGCCCAGTGGGATGCTGCCGGCGCCGCGCTGCTGCAGATGGCCGAGGAGACGGCTGGGCTGAGCGTGACTGCGTTTTCCCGTCAGGAGGAGTCCCTGC
Protein-coding regions in this window:
- the SCAMP2 gene encoding secretory carrier-associated membrane protein 2 — protein: MSSFDTNPFADPVDVSPFQDPSVTQLTNASQSGLDEFNPFSESSQLTNAARTTPATQPSGHSQPAVLQASVEPTPQAVAAAAQAGLLQQQAELERKAAELDKKERELQNNAASINPRQNNWPPLPRKCPIKPCFYQDFSADIPADYQRICKMLYYLWMLHSITLLLNLLACLAWFTVKGERGVDFGLSILWFVLFTPCAFLCWYRPIYKAFRSDSSFSFFVFFFVFFCQIAIYVIQAVGIPGWGDSGWIAALSEVQGNVAVAIIMMVVAGFFTLCVVLSLFLLKQVHSLYRRTGASFQRAQEEFSQGILTNRSFQNAAAGAASSAAHSAFRGN
- the ULK3 gene encoding serine/threonine-protein kinase ULK3 isoform X1, encoding MAGGGCAPPRLDGFVLTERLGTGTYATVYKAYSKRDTREVVAVKCVSKRSLNRASVENLLTEIEILKTIRHPYIVELKDFQWDSDHIYLIMEFCAGGDLSRFIRMRRILPEKVARIFLQQLACALKFLHDHNISHLDLKPQNILLSTPENPQLKLADFGFAQYMSPWDEKHVLRGSPLYMAPEMVCRQQYDARVDLWSVGVILYEALFGRPPFASRSFAELEEKIRSDRAIELPSRPRLSPECRDLLQRLLERDPLKRISFEEFFAHPFVDMEHVPGPESFCKATNLVVEAVKKDQEGDASAALGLYCKALEYFVPALHYESDARRKEAIRAKVGQYISRAEELKALVACNSKSLLQQGNPAREILKEMAKDKPRLCTALEMASVAVAREEEGKDDSDTLELYQQSLGELLLLLADPDPDGPGGVPEESDQDAGDAVHGQRGAGRIHPELLHLAVTPSGMLPAPRCCRWPRRRLG
- the ULK3 gene encoding serine/threonine-protein kinase ULK3 isoform X3, encoding MAGGGCAPPRLDGFVLTERLGTGTYATVYKAYSKRDTREVVAVKCVSKRSLNRASVENLLTEIEILKTIRHPYIVELKDFQWDSDHIYLIMEFCAGGDLSRFIRMRRILPEKVARIFLQQLACALKFLHDHNISHLDLKPQNILLSTPENPQLKLADFGFAQYMSPWDEKHVLRGSPLYMAPEMVCRQQYDARVDLWSVGVILYEALFGRPPFASRSFAELEEKIRSDRAIELPSRPRLSPECRDLLQRLLERDPLKRISFEEFFAHPFVDMEHVPGPESFCKATNLVVEAVKKDQEGDASAALGLYCKALEYFVPALHYESDARRKEAIRAKVGQYISRAEELKALVACNSKSLLQQGNPAREILKEMAKDKPRLCTALEMASVAVAREEEGKDDSDTLELYQQSLGELLLLLAEPAGRRRELLHAEIQTLMARAEYLKNQIKMRETQSMGKEALAESIRSSCTLQ
- the ULK3 gene encoding serine/threonine-protein kinase ULK3 isoform X2 → MAGGGCAPPRLDGFVLTERLGTGTYATVYKAYSKRDTREVVAVKCVSKRSLNRASVENLLTEIEILKTIRHPYIVELKDFQWDSDHIYLIMEFCAGGDLSRFIRMRRILPEKVARIFLQQLACALKFLHDHNISHLDLKPQNILLSTPENPQLKLADFGFAQYMSPWDEKHVLRGSPLYMAPEMVCRQQYDARVDLWSVGVILYEALFGRPPFASRSFAELEEKIRSDRAIELPSRPRLSPECRDLLQRLLERDPLKRISFEEFFAHPFVDMEHVPGPESFCKATNLVVEAVKKDQEGDASAALGLYCKALEYFVPALHYESDARRKEAIRAKVGQYISRAEELKALVACNSKSLLQQGNPAREILKEMAKDKPRLCTALEMASVAVAREEEGKDDSDTLELYQQSLGELLLLLAAEPAGRRRELLHAEIQTLMARAEYLKNQIKMRETQSMGKEALAESIRSSCTLQ